The Silene latifolia isolate original U9 population chromosome X, ASM4854445v1, whole genome shotgun sequence genome contains the following window.
ccgtacccaccaaatccccgctccacatagtgagcgataaccctgtccattaatgtgcacatccccttccgtggcgggttccacgaagggcgaaactagggcgtgaagtcactcccgcaagtgaccccactcagccgagaacgcatctcgagaaccatcaacagcaatcacaaccacaaacacagtacaatcattatatcaaacaaccaaatacaatacatcaccaatatcccattatgggactaatacggagtaggaaatcctacctggaaagcacaacagtcagacggtatcaacagctgtatcaaaaagcctcttctacgaaccctcctcctatcatataacacattgaggctacacatcacatactacgcacaaaaacccccaatctctaaattagggtttaaccaaatcaggggaaaaacaataaaaagggtacatagatcttaccctcgacgcaaggaactcaacgatacgaataacgacaagaactgaccgtctgaactccgggaattgcaaagaatgcgattaggaagatgaactggttgctttctctcttaaaaagGGATTTAGgtttttgaaaagtgatttagaataatgacgacgatgcttaaataccttaatcgagtacccccttactcgatcgagtaccccagctactcgatcgagtacccaacaggtcagaaactattttatttcgcaacttacccttactcgacagagtaaggcctactcgatagagtaccccaagacttataaatacggagtattacagtagtAATTAGTATGAatttattgattaaattcaactaactcaATTATACATAAAATGGAAATGAACAAAACGAAACAAATGAAAGAGATGCAAAGAATACACggaattttgaagtggttcagtttcacaagtcgaaacccaCGTACATTATTcttgattaataattttagtaactttctacgGATTAAAAAATTACTAACCCACTtttacaactaactctagttgtaactcactCGAGTATTATGAAACACTCAATTTGACtaatcttacgttaataagaaagtactgattgttcttctaatgttcacacaattgaacgagtaaaaAACAATATGAAACACTATTATCCAATAACGTAATTGTTAAAAAATAACATGCAGTATGGAACACGACTTTTCAAATGTTTTTCATATGCAAAACAAAACTTTTATTCAGTTGAAATAAAAGTGTACTAGATTTGTTTGCAAGGAAGTTTTAAGCTTGAAAAGTTGGTTTTAAATGAATGAAGTGTttatgtatttatagtagagaagAGATCTAGGTTATGAATGGAACCGAGAAGTGTCGTGGATGTCGTATGGTTCGTAGGGCAAGAAAACAATCTAATCTTCTTATCTAAATCCATTAATATTTTAGTCAATATTTGAGAATAAATCTAAGTAAGTATAAAGATATCAAATATCTCTAATAACTACTTATTCTAGATTATAACCTAATTCTTTACTTGCAAAAGAGTTTTCGAGTAAGGAGGCAACGACTCATAAGCCAACCATCCATAGTTTCGAAACCCTAGAAGATATTAGGTTAAAAGAAATAGATTAGGGTTTAGATAAGAATAAGAGGAAAACCCTAGATCGCATGACAACTTATAAATTGGTTTACTAATAATCAATAGGATATTTACAACCTTATTCAATCTGCATAAATTCAAACCTCATTCAACTATAATATTTTTCCTTGAAAGATTTAAAACTTAAATTAAGAGATTATTGTATTTGAAACCACAATCATGTCGTCCATATTGCAGCTTAAAGTTATAGGTCAAATGactataacattaagcttggtaagtaaagttataagtGAAACAGCTcataactttactttcccaaaATTACTTCTAAGAATACCGTTATTGAAagaagacctatactagctaatgtTCCTGAAGATCTTTAGTATATGGCTCATCTCTTTATTTTGATTacaagctcttcatcttgagcttgacTTGAGCTTCTTCCATGGCTCGAAGCTTGAAGCCTTGAAAATTGTACTTGTACTTTGTCATAAGCTCAATTCGATCTTGAAGTTATAACTCATCTaactataactttacttcacaaaTTGTAACCATGTTTAATCTAACACAACTAAACAAAGGATTACAAGCATCAAGTATATATTTAATaaaacacacttgtcattatcaaaacacaaCGGCATATAAATATAtgatccaacaaattccccctttttgttttttttatgaaATGTAAGTAATTCATTCAAAAGATAAAAAAAGAGTAACCATACATGCATTGAGTCAGTCCATTATTCTAATGGACTTCATCAAATAGCATAAACCAAACAAAGATACCCACACCGGTCCAAGACCGATCCTATAACAAGACCATACTCTTATCTGAATCTCAACATCAAAACCAAATCGTCTTCTGCTTCTCACATGAACCCTAGAAATTAGGATTACTGTCTTCCCCAAAAAATTTCCTGATCTCATCCCTGTCGATGTCAATCTTCCTTTGAATAAAGCTAGAGAACCATGTTTTCAAGTCCTTAAGGATGTCACCCGCAAGTTTAGTGGGTCTGAGTACTTGAGCCTCATGTTTGCAAAGATTTCTATGTCGCCAAATATAATAGATCATCGCATTGATGATTGCGTTAATCACCGCCTAATGTTTTTTGCCCCCTTTCATCTTCAATCTCCAATAAAGGATGCTGCTGCGAGGTAAGTTAACCCCAATCCATCTCtctatgcatgcaacaactctgtCACTATATTCACATTCAAAGAAAAGGTGATTTGTATTCTCAATCCCATCTCCACAAATATAGCAGGTAATATCTGTTGCTATCCCTATTTTGTGCACTCTTTCATTTGTATTCATTGTTGTATACTGATATAACCAGGCCACTAGACTGTGCTTTGGAACTGTCATATTATTCCAAACTAGTTTTGCCCAGTTAACTTTGTCGCCTTTGCATCTAAGGTACTCATACCCTTTCGCAATAATGTACTCTTTCCCTTTTTGATTTAACCAAATCCCCTGCTGGTAAGGACTATCCATTAGGTTTTTAACTTGACACAACTTCCTCCAATACCAGCTTGTGTCACTTGGTGGGCTATAATCTTGCAAATTACTGCCCCTGAGATAAGTGTGATTCACCCATTTGACCCATAAATAGTCAGATTTAGTGTATTTCCACCATACAAGCTTACCCACAGTTGCCTTATTCCAAGTGATGTAATCTTTCAGGCCTAGACCACCCTCTTCTTTGGGCTTACAGATTTTCTCCCAAGCAACCAGGGGAAATCTCATGTAGACAGCTGCCTCATCCCATAAGAAGTTCCTACAAATGGCTTCAACTCGAGAAATAACTCCATTTGGAAGGATAAACATTATTGCCCAATAATTGTGGTATGTTTTAAGCACAGCTTTGACTAAAGGTCTCCtatgatgatgacaagtctcctatgatttgtgactaaaggtctagttccccctcaacataatattATCCAATTATAGAACATAGAACGCAAGGTCTAAACATTTGTGTTCAACgttatagcatctaaggaccttaagagactaATTAAAGGTCTtcacaaggagcaagcttagtcAAATACTAAATCATAGTCATTTCGTCCCCTTCTTGAcgtcatcgaaaagacgagaacaaacataaaatgactagaataatatagaccaaggaaagatgtaaacacaTATTATAAAGCGAGAAGTAAGTCTACGATAAGCATGCAAATAAAATATGTCTAATACAAAACAAGAGTATTAAGCCAATGGGCCGAATAACAAAT
Protein-coding sequences here:
- the LOC141617920 gene encoding uncharacterized protein LOC141617920, whose translation is MFILPNGVISRVEAICRNFLWDEAAVYMRFPLVAWEKICKPKEEGGLGLKDYITWNKATVGKLVWWKYTKSDYLWVKWVNHTYLRGSNLQDYSPPSDTSWYWRKLCQVKNLMDSPYQQGIWLNQKGKEYIIAKGYEYLRCKGDKVNWAKLVWNNMTVPKHSLVAWLYQYTTMNTNERVHKIGIATDITCYICGDGIENTNHLFFECEYSDRVVACIERWIGVNLPRSSILYWRLKMKGGKKH